In Erigeron canadensis isolate Cc75 chromosome 1, C_canadensis_v1, whole genome shotgun sequence, a single window of DNA contains:
- the LOC122609519 gene encoding putative HVA22-like protein g, producing MIGSFLTRGLVMVFGYAYPAYECFKSVEKNKPDIEQLRFWCQYWILVAVLTVSERIGDTFISWVPMYSEAKLAFYIYLWYPKTKGTLYVYDSFFRPYISKHETDIDRNLSELKTMAADAAVLYCQRAASYVQTRTIDIIQYVASQSTSQPRPSQSQPTRVRQPVPNHKKKVAAQEETKEPLPNHKKKVAAQEETKEPPSPSTSLSSSSMASSSGIKEMDQSDAAAPTQVPPVAVVLKEQKATTIRKLLGTEEPKTTTEAETKQIERSSSLNVSPTPAPKDTIMEEPVRVTRARLRKATSIE from the exons ATGATTGGATCCTTCCTTACCAGAGGGCTTGT GATGGTGTTTGGTTATGCATATCCAGCCTACGAGTGCTTTAAATCAGTGGAGAAGAATAAGCCTGATATTGAGCAACTTCGCTTTTGGTGCCAATACTG GATCTTGGTTGCTGTATTAACTGTATCTGAACGGATTGGCGACACGTTTATTTCATG GGTCCCGATGTACAGTGAAGCAAAGTTggctttttatatatacttgtggTACCCCAAAACAAAG GGGACACTATATGTTTATGATTCCTTCTTCAGACCATACATTTCAAAGCACGAAACAGACATTGATCGTAATTTGTCAGAACTGAAAACAATGGCTGCAGATGCTGCAGTTTTGTATTGTCAAAGAGCGGCAAGCTATGTTCAAACCAGAACTATTGATATTATTCAATACGTTGCTTCGCAATCAACATCACAACCACGACCTTCCCAG TCACAGCCTACCAGAGTTCGTCAACCTGTACCTAACCACAAGAAGAAAGTTGCAGCTCAAGAAGAGACCAAAGAGCCGCTACCTAACCACAAGAAGAAAGTTGCAGCTCAAGAAGAGACCAAAGAGCCGCCATCACCTTCCACCAgcttatcatcatcatcaatggcATCAAGTTCAGGTATTAAAGAAATGGATCAATCAGATGCAGCAGCACCTACACAAGTGCCACCGGTTGCAGTTGTCTTGAAAGAGCAAAAAGCAACCACAATACGAAAGCTTCTTGGGACTGAAGAACCTAAAACAACTACTGAAGCAGAGACAAAACAAATCGAGCGTTCGTCTTCTTTGAATGTAAGTCCTACTCCTGCACCTAAAGACACCATCATGGAAGAGCCTGTTCGGGTAACACGTGCTAGGTTGAGGAAAGCTACCTCAATTGAATGA
- the LOC122591187 gene encoding uncharacterized protein LOC122591187, whose translation MASGNLNNSSDSPDESNDSSMEFFLNALHYLEDTSSSSAPQTRRYTDRGREIGLATLLNNWFVQEPKYEDDYFPNFPYFQERYDARKSFTAIQKCTSAVRQLATGNAPDEYDEYMCMAARTARETLDYFCNAIIRLYSREYLRRPTSHDVARIFEAHELRHHMPGMLGSIDCTHVEWSACPRCQDLAYIDN comes from the exons ATGGCTTCCGGTAATTTGAATAATTCGAGCGACTCTCCCGACGAATCAAACGATAGCTCTATGGAATTCTTTCTTAACGCGCTACACTATCTTGAAGATACGTCAAGTTCTAGTGCTCCTCAAACTCGCCGGTATACGGACCGGGGTCGGGAAATTGGTCTTGCCACTCTTTTGAACAATTGGTTCGTTCAAGAACCAAAATACGAAGACGATTACTTTC CAAACTTCCCGTATTTCCAAGAACGTTACGATGCAAGAAAAAGTTTTACGGCGATACAGAAATGCACATCCGCCGTTAGGCAACTCGCGACGGGTAACGCACCAGACGAGTATGACGAGTACATGTGCATGGCCGCCAGAACCGCACGTGAGACCCTTGATTATTTTTGTAACGCCATCATTCGGTTGTATAGCCGAGAGTACCTACGCAGGCCGACGTCACACGACGTTGCGCGCATCTTCGAGGCCCACGAGCTTCGACATCATATGCCCgggatgcttggtagcatcgatTGCACACATGTCGAGTGGTCGGCATGTCCTAGATGTCAAGATTTGGCGTATATcgataattag